In the Helianthus annuus cultivar XRQ/B chromosome 11, HanXRQr2.0-SUNRISE, whole genome shotgun sequence genome, one interval contains:
- the LOC110888776 gene encoding BAHD acyltransferase BIA1: MKGLSSWKRSHDTRLDDYIRKEANHESLRELHPNVSITNMVAVQLNHFICGGAAVAVSISHKLVDGFTMVTFINQWAKVTCGGSPMKPYFLTPPTSYKNVELPKVTISHESKYVTKSFVFPNSKINVLKEKVMNSMGITLSRVEVFTSLLFKCSVDAATTKSGLFKPSILVHPINMRNKIFKNDPEKVAGNILSSVAVKMDDSREITLNEVVAKLRRGKMEAGEIRDVQEIGEKYASMVPMLIGDPSVQVYWTTSFCWFPLYEVDFGWGKPVQVKYVIPEVDFKNLVLMDTPDKDGIEVTIRLPEEEMLILQQDKELLAFIDIKSKV, translated from the coding sequence ATGAAGGGGTTGAGTTCTTGGAAGCGATCTCATGATACTCGTCTTGATGACTACATTCGCAAGGAAGCAAATCACGAAAGCCTACGCGAACTACATCCTAATGTTAGCATAACTAACATGGTCGCGGTCCAATTGAACCATTTCATTTGTGGTGGAGCCGCAGTGGCTGTGTCCATATCGCACAAGCTCGTTGATGGGTTCACAATGGTCACCTTCATTAATCAATGGGCCAAGGTTACATGCGGTGGATCACCAATGAAGCCATATTTCCTAACACCACCTACAAGTTATAAGAATGTTGAACTACCTAAAGTCACTATTTCACATGAATCTAAGTATGTAACAAAGAGTTTTGTGTTTCCTAATTCAAAAATAAATGTGCTCAAGGAGAAGGTTATGAACTCCATGGGCATCACACTATCCCGAGTTGAGGTATTTACGTCTTTATTATTCAAATGCTCGGTTGATGCGGCCACAACTAAGTCAGGGCTTTTTAAGCCATCAATCTTGGTTCATCCGATCAACATGAGAAACAAAATCTTCAAGAATGATCCTGAAAAGGTAGCAGGCAACATACTTTCATCAGTGGCCGTAAAGATGGATGATTCACGCGAAATCACGCTAAATGAGGTGGTTGCTAAGTTAAGGAGAGGGAAAATGGAAGCTGGAGAAATTAGAGATGTGCAAGAGATAGGTGAAAAATATGCAAGCATGGTGCCAATGTTGATAGGTGATCCTAGTGTACAAGTATATTGGACTACAAGCTTTTGTTGGTTCCCTCTTTATGAAGTGGATTTTGGATGGGGTAAACCGGTACAAGTAAAATATGTAATTCCGGAGGTGGATTTCAAGAATCTTGTCTTAATGGACACTCCGGATAAAGATGGTATTGAAGTAACAATACGCCTTCCGGAAGAAGAAATGTTGATCCTTCAACAGGACAAAGAGCTTCTTGCTTTTATTGACATAAAATCTAAAGTGTAA